A stretch of the Salminus brasiliensis chromosome 23, fSalBra1.hap2, whole genome shotgun sequence genome encodes the following:
- the plekhj1 gene encoding pleckstrin homology domain-containing family J member 1, whose protein sequence is MRFNEKELVFLSRQPSEKAAELGMKGPKKGDVMKRRLVKLIVNFLFYFRTDEEEPIGALLLEQCRVEKEDDMAFSIAFLDEAERKYLFECDSREQCLEWIDAIVKASYEFMRKNLIFYRSEIHRLTGKDPLEQYGISDETRFQVNSGFPPLPPPPT, encoded by the exons ATGCGGTTTAATGAAAAGGAGCTCGTCTTTCTGAGTCGACAGCCCTCGGAGAAGGCGgcggagttggggatgaagggACCCAAGAAAGGCGACG TCATGAAGAGACGACTGGTGAAGCTAATAGTGAATTTCCTGTTTTACTTTCGCACagatgaggaggag CCAATTGGAGCTTTACTGCTGGAACAGTGTCGAGTTGAGAAAGAGGACGATATGGCCTTCTCCATTG CTTTTCTAGATGAGGCTGAGAGAAAATACCTGTTTGAATGTGACTCTCGGGAGCAGTGCCTCGAGTGGATAGATGCCATTGTCAAGGCTAG CTATGAGTTCATGCGCAAGAACCTCATCTTCTATCGTTCTGAGATCCACCGACTCACTGGCAAG GACCCGTTGGAGCAGTACGGGATTTCAGATGAGACACGCTTCCAGGTCAACAGTGGGTTTCCTCCTCTGCCCCCTCCCCCTACATAA
- the sf3a2 gene encoding splicing factor 3A subunit 2 — translation MDFQHRAGGKTGSGGVASASESNRDRRERLRQLALETIDINKDPYFMKNHLGSYECKLCLTLHNNEGSYLAHTQGKKHQTNLARRAAKEAKEAPAQPAPEKVKVEVKKFVKIGRPGYKVTKQRDPETGQQSLLFQIDYPEIAEGIGPRHRFMSAYEQRIEPPDRRWQYLLLAAEPYETIAFKVPSREIDKSESRFWTHWNRETKQFFLQFHFKMEKLLQQPSGQVPPAGVKRPPPLMTGLGPRPPSESVPPPPPGGIPGMPPLPPNAPAPPQMPHAPGMPPPGTLPPHLRPPIPSEGGMPPNN, via the exons ATGGATTTCCAACACAGAGCTGGAGGTAAAACCGGCAGCGGTGGGGTGGCCTCCGCCTCGGAGAGCAACCGAGACCGCCGTGAACGGTTACGGCAGCTGGCTTTGGAAACAATAGACATCAATAAGGATCCTTACTTCATGAAAAACCATTTGGGCTCCTATGAGTGCAAACTGTGTCTCACGCTTCACAATAATGAG GGGAGCTATCTTGCTCATACGCAAGGAAAGAAGCACCAGACTAATTT AGCAAGAAGAGCAGCCAAAGAGGCAAAAGAAGCCCCTGCCCAACCAGCACCTGAGAAAGTGAAGGTGGAAGTGAAGAAATTTGTAAAGATTGGACGACCAGGTTACAAAG taacaaaacagagggaTCCTGAAACTGGTCAACAGAGTTTGCTTTTCCAG ATTGACTATCCTGAAATCGCAGAGGGTATTGGGCCCAGACATCGTTTCATGTCTGCATATGAGCAGCGTATTGAGCCTCCTGACCGTCGCTGGCAGTATCTGCTCCTGGCAGCAGAACCTTATGAAACTATTGCATTTAAG GTACCGAGCAGAGAGATAGACAAATCAGAAAGTCGGTTCTGGACACATTGGAACAGGGAAACGAAACAA tttttcctgcagttccacttcaaGATGGAGAAACTTCTGCAGCAGCCCAGTGGACAAGTACCACCTGCTGGCGTGAAGCGCCCTCCTCCTCTGATGACCGGCCTTGGCCCTCGACCGCCCAGTGAATCTGtgcctcctccacctcctggCGGCATTCCAGGAATGCCCCCGCTGCCCCCTAATGCCCCTGCGCCTCCCCAGATGCCACACGCTCCTGGCATGCCTCCTCCTGGTACACTGCCACCTCACCTAAGACCACCCATACCTTCTGAAGGAGGAATGCCCCCAAACAACTGA
- the LOC140545940 gene encoding LOW QUALITY PROTEIN: antigen peptide transporter 2-like (The sequence of the model RefSeq protein was modified relative to this genomic sequence to represent the inferred CDS: inserted 1 base in 1 codon), with amino-acid sequence MQRLLVFGVTVCMDLITLWTWDFIETRLKIQASGLNGNDNXARQWLVSVMRWVLLCGVSSIIRQDAVRKRWLLAHCFIGPVYETGRLTLFGNYPLTKFNSWMVGTGAVALGCLFWETLLPDSNGKSGREATEQKARVLFMRVIRFYKPDCLLLIGAFVFLALAVFCEMFLPLYTGKLIDILSAEHHWGDFRSVIIFMTLFSFGSSFSAGCRGGLFLCAIGSFICRVKLWLFSSLVRQEIGFFETTKTGDLTSRLSTDTSLMAQAVALNVNVLLRTLIKTLGMLYLMCSLSWKLTLLILMETPLTGLLQNIYDTHYQRLSKKVQDSIARANDAAGETVSGIRTVKSFNSQQNELRRYDNRLMDIHNLKTQRGTVRAVYLLIRRLIELGVNVLMLHYARLFIQYGEMTTGSLVSFILYQSNLGNNIRTLIYIFGDMLNCVGAAGKVFEYLDRKPEVSTDGTLQPEKLKGHVFFQKLSFSYPTRPDHNALENFSLELKPGQMTALVGVSGGGKSTCVSLLQRFYQPQHGEILLDEKPLQNYQHKYLHSKIAVVGQEPVLFSGTVLENIAYGLSDCSLEQVQEAARKANAHEFICQLQNGYDTDVGERGNLLGSSQKQRIAIARALIRQPQVLLLDEITSFLDAKSEQAVQEALAKGSNQTLLVIAHRLKTIEKADQIIVIDKGTVLEQGTHQELMEKKGHYYKLKEKLFAEDNTELQV; translated from the exons ATGCAGAGGCTGCTGGTGTTCGGGGTGACCGTGTGCATGGACCTCATCACACTCTGGACCTGGGATTTCATAGAAACACGTTTAAAAATACAGGCAAGCGGCTTAAACGGTAACGACA TGGCGAGACAGTGGCTTGTGTCTGTAATGCGATGGGTACTGCTGTGCGGGGTGTCATCGATCATCAGGCAGGACGCGGTGCGGAAGCGATGGCTTTTAGCACACTGCTTTATAGGGCCGGTGTATGAAACGGGCCGCTTAACCCTGTTCGGTAATTACCCGCTAACTAAGTTCAACAGCTGGATGGTCGGTACCGGCGCCGTTGCGCTGGGATGCCTGTTCTGGGAAACGCTGCTGCCCGACTCTAACGGGAAAAGTGGAAGAGAAGCCACGGAGCAGAAAGCTCGAGTCCTCTTCATGAGAGTGATCCGCTTCTACAAGCCTGACTGCCTCCTTCTGATCGGGGCGTTTGTCTTTCTTGCGTTAGCCGTTTTCT GTGAGATGTTCCTTCCACTGTACACAGGAAAGCTGATTGATATCCTGAGTGCTGAGCACCACTGGGGTGATTTTCGATCAGTGATAATATTCATGACACTGTTTTCTTTTGGAag CTCTTTCAGCGCAGGCTGCCGAGGAGGCCTCTTCTTGTGTGCTATTGGGAGCTTCATTTGTAGAGTGAAGCTGTGGCTCTTCAGCTCCCTGGTCAGGCAGGAAATTGGCTTCTTTGAGACCACAAAGACAG GTGACCTCACAAGCAGACTGTCCACAGACACCTCTCTGATGGCCCAAGCTGTAGCCCTAAATGTGAACGTGCTTCTGCGGACCCTGATTAAAACCCTGGGCATGCTGTACTTGATGTGCAGCCTCTCCTGGAAGCTGACATTACTGATACTGATGGAGACACCATTGACTGGCCTATTACAGAACATCTATGACACACATTACCAG AGACTTTCGAAGAAAGTTCAGGACTCCATAGCAAGAGCCAATGATGCTGCAGGGGAGACTGTATCAGGCATCAGGACAGTAAAGAGCTTTAACTCTCAGCAGAATGAGTTGCGTCGTTATGATAACAGGCTGATGGACATCCATAATCTAAAGACTCAGCGGGGCACAGTTAGGGCAGTGTACCTGCTGATTAGACGG CTGATAGAGTTGGGAGTGAATGTGCTCATGCTACACTATGCCAGGCTCTTTATACAGTATGGAGAGATGACTACAGGTAGTCTGGTCTCATTCATCCTCTACCAGTCAAACCTTGGCAACAACATTAGG ACTTTGATTTACATATTTGGGGACATGCTGAACTGTGTGGGGGCAGCAGGAAAGGTGTTTGAGTACCTAGATCGCAAGCCTGAAGTGAGCACTGATGGGACTCTCCAGCCAGAAAAGCTGAAAGGCCATGTCTTCTTTCAAAAGCTCTCATTCTCCtatccaacacgaccagaccaCAATGCGCTTGAG AACTTCTCGCTGGAACTGAAGCCAGGTCAGATGACTGCTCTGGTAGGAGTTTCCGGTGGAGGGAAGAGTACTTGTGTGAGTTTACTGCAGAGGTTCTACCAGCCTCAGCATGGAGAGATCTTACTGGATGAAAAGCCTCTACAGAACTACCAGCATAAGTACCTGCATAGCAAG ATTGCTGTGGTGGGCCAGGAGCCTGTTCTCTTTTCTGGTACAGTACTTGAAAATATTGCCTACGGCCTATCTGACTGCTCACTGGAGCAGGTTCAGGAGGCAGCTCGTAAAGCCAATGCCCATGAATTCATCTGCCAGCTACAGAATGGTTATGACACAG ATGTTGGTGAGCGAGGAAACCTTCTTGGTAGTAGTCAGAAACAGCGCATTGCCATCGCCAGAGCTCTGATCAGACAGCCACAAGTTCTTTTACTGGATGAGATCACCAGCTTTTTGGATGCCAAAAGTGAACAAGCG GTTCAAGAAGCTCTGGCTAAGGGCTCCAACCAGACCTTACTGGTGATTGCTCATAGACTGAAGACCATCGAGAAGGCAGACCAGATCATCGTGATTGACAAGGGGACAGTGCTGGAGCAAGGTACTCACCAGGAACTGATGGAGAAGAAGGGACATTACTATAAATTGAAAGAAAAACTGTTTGCTGAAGATAATACTGAACTTCAAGTGTAA